One window from the genome of Oryza glaberrima chromosome 3, OglaRS2, whole genome shotgun sequence encodes:
- the LOC127768253 gene encoding short-chain dehydrogenase TIC 32 B, chloroplastic: protein MLRAAKYLLGSPGANGFGSKSTAEDVCPDLGCITAIITGATSGIGAETARVLAKRGARVVIPARNVKAAEDMRARIRGECPGADVLVLPLDLSSLASVRAFADRFLFLGLPLHLLINNAGKFSHGQLALSEDGVEMTFATNYLGHFLLTKLLLGRMAETAAATGVQGRIVNVSSSVHSWFAGDWAEYLDLVTRRKIAYDATQAYAVSKLANVLHTKELAVRLKEMGANVTVNCVHPGIVRTRLNRDRDGLVTDLVFLLLSKLLKTIPQAAATTCYVAAHPRLAGVSGRYFADCNEALPSPAATNRHEAERLWQISESMLLCTNKHSKDASPDTS from the exons ATGCTGCGGGCGGCGAAGTACCTGCTGGGTTCCCCTGGCGCCAACGGCTTCGGCTCCAAGTCCACCGCCGAGGACGTCTGCCCCGACCTCGGCTGCATCACCGCCATCATCACAG GCGCGACGTCCGGGATAGGGGCGGAGACGGCGCGGGTGCTGGCGAAGCGCGGGGCGCGGGTGGTGATCCCGGCGAGGAACGTGAAGGCAGCGGAGGACATGCGGGCGCGCATCCGCGGCGAGTGCCCGGGCGCCGACGTCCTCGTTCTGCCGCTCGACCTCAGCTCGCTCGCCTCCGTCCGCGCCTTCGCCGACcgcttcctcttcctcggccTCCCGCTCCACCTCCTCAT CAACAATGCCGGCAAGTTCTCGCATGGGCAGCTCGCTCTGTCGGAGGACGGCGTCGAGATGACGTTCGCCACCAACTACCTAG GCCATTTCCTGCTGACGAAGCTGCTGCTGGGGAGgatggcggagacggcggcggcgaccggcgtgCAGGGCCGCATCGTCAACGTGTCGTCCAGCGTGCACAGCTGGTTCGCCGGCGACTGGGCGGAGTACCTCGACCTTGTCACCCGCCGGAAGAT AGCTTACGACGCGACGCAAGCGTACGCGGTGTCCAAGCTCGCCAACGTGCTGCACACCAAGGAACTCGCCGTGCGCCTCAAG GAGATGGGCGCCAACGTGACGGTGAACTGCGTGCACCCGGGCATCGTCAGGACGCGGCTCAACCGTGACCGCGACGGGCTCGTCACAG ATCTGGTGTTCCTGCTGCTGTCCAAGCTGCTGAAAACCATCCCTCAG GCTGCGGCGACCACGTGCTACGTGGCGGCCCACCCGAGGCTGGCCGGCGTGTCCGGCCGCTACTTCGCCGACTGCAACGAGGCcctgccgtcgccggccgccaccaaCCGCCACGAGGCCGAGCGGCTGTGGCAAATCTCCGAGTCCATGCTGCTCTGCACGAACAAACACAGCAAAGATGCCTCCCCTGACACCAGCTGA